The Panthera tigris isolate Pti1 chromosome F3, P.tigris_Pti1_mat1.1, whole genome shotgun sequence genome includes a window with the following:
- the TFB2M gene encoding dimethyladenosine transferase 2, mitochondrial, producing the protein MSVPRLMLSSLAGAGRFCVLGSGAARWKSVRARNRRGLSDLHPQLSPSQGFRDSPSWMPKNRSEPRSYITNPKLATTLVQILQKENRNRHQLFLECNPGPGILTQALLESQAKVIALECNRTFLPHLQSLRTKVTRKLEVVHCDFFKLDPRNSGIVKPPIMLSETLFQNLGIEALPWSEDNPLRVVGIFPAKNEKKILWKLLYDLYSSTSIYSYGRVQLNMFIAEKEYEKLVADPQNNLYQPLSVLWQVACEIKLLHVEPWSSFSVYNQVGGPKKSKNKESLEQINKQNMCFIQLTPLQNLFTENLTSVNYDIFFHMLKQCFMKRHATLMDHLQSLSPVNAVAILKEIEKDGDMKITDLYPEDFKLLFETIESFRESCRWLFDDSLEDIIL; encoded by the exons ATGTCGGTCCCGCGGCTGATGCTGTCATCCTTGGCCGGCGCCGGTCGCTTTTGCGTTTTGGGGTCAGGAGCGGCGAGGTGGAAGAGCGTCCGGGCGCGGAACCGCCGCGGCTTGTCTGACCTCCACCCGCAGCTGTCGCCCAGCCAGGGTTTCAGAGACTCGCCCTCGTGGATGCCCAAGAACCGCTCAGAGCCCCGGAGTTACATAACCAATCCGAAACTCGCCACGACCTTGGTGCAGATACTGCAGAAAGAGAACAGGAACCGTCACCAGCTCTTCCTGGAGTGCAATCCAG GTCCTGGAATCCTGACCCAAGCATTACTTGAAAGCCAGGCCAAAGTGATTGCCCTTGAGTGTAACAGAACTTTTCTTCCACATTTGCAg tCGCTGCGAACAAAGGTGACTAGAAAACTAGAAGTGGTCCACTGTGACTTCTTTAAACTGGATCCTAGAAATTCTGGAATAGTAAAACCTCCCATTATGCTTTCAGAAACACTTTTTCAGAATTTGGGAATAGAAGCACTTCCTTGGTCAGAAG ATAACCCATTAAGAGTAGTTGGAATCTTCCCAGCTAAAAACGAGAAAAAGATACTTTGGAAACTTTTGTATGACCTGTATTCTTCTACTTCTATATACAGTTATGGACGAGTACAGCTAAATATGTTTATTGCTGAGAAGGAATACGAG aaaCTGGTGGCAGATCCCCAAAATAACCTGTATCAACCATTAAGTGTGCTCTGGCAAGTAGCTTGTGAGATTAAGCTTCTGCATGTG GAGCCTTGGTCCTCATTCAGTGTATATAACCAAGTTGGGGGACCAAAAAAGTCGAAGAATAAG gaATCattagaacaaataaataaacaaaacatgtgtTTTATTCAGTTGACTCCTCTTCAgaatttatttacagaaaatttaacaTCTGTTAATTATGACATATTTTTTCACATGTTAAAGCAGTGTTTTATGAAGCGCCATGCCACGCTAATGGACCATTTACA GTCATTGAGTCCAGTTAATGCAGTAGCTATActgaaggaaatagagaaagatggagacatgAAAATAACAGATCTGTACCCTGAAGACTTTAAACTGCTTTTTGAAACTATAGAGTCTTTCAGAGAATCTTGTAGGTGGCTCTTTGATGACTCCCTAGAAGACATAATCTTGTAG